A part of Marinomonas rhizomae genomic DNA contains:
- a CDS encoding glutathione S-transferase family protein, translated as MGLLVDGQWVDQWYDTKASKGKFVRSESEFRNWIYPDSEYQSSDPSHFPAQAGRYHLYVSLACPWAHRALVFIKLKQLEDIISISCVHPDMLENGWEFKQDDKFKDPNIDIGDPLHQFNFAYQLYTKSKPNYSGRVTVPILWDKERQTIVSNESSEIIRIFNRAFNEMTGNTLDFYPENKANDIDQLNERIYNTVNNGVYKCGFATTQDAYEEALMPLFDTLDFLEERLTTRTYLLGEAQTEADWRLFTTLIRFDAVYFGHFKCNLKRILDYPHLNAYLKKLYDVPNISGTVNLQHIKRHYYYSHKTINPTQVVPVGPAKLFP; from the coding sequence ATGGGATTACTTGTAGATGGTCAATGGGTCGATCAGTGGTATGACACCAAAGCAAGCAAAGGAAAGTTTGTTCGCAGCGAGTCAGAGTTCAGAAACTGGATCTACCCAGATAGCGAATACCAATCCAGTGACCCAAGTCATTTCCCCGCACAAGCAGGACGCTACCACCTGTATGTTTCACTTGCCTGCCCATGGGCACACAGAGCGTTGGTTTTTATTAAATTAAAACAATTAGAAGACATCATAAGTATTAGCTGCGTGCATCCAGACATGCTAGAAAATGGCTGGGAATTTAAGCAAGATGATAAATTTAAAGACCCTAATATTGATATTGGAGATCCATTACACCAGTTCAATTTTGCTTATCAGCTGTACACAAAATCCAAGCCAAATTACAGCGGTAGAGTAACCGTCCCCATTTTATGGGACAAAGAGCGCCAAACCATTGTATCTAACGAATCTTCAGAAATTATCCGCATTTTCAATCGTGCATTTAATGAAATGACAGGAAATACGTTAGATTTCTATCCAGAAAACAAAGCCAACGATATTGACCAATTAAATGAGCGCATCTATAACACAGTCAACAACGGCGTCTATAAATGTGGCTTTGCGACGACCCAAGACGCCTACGAAGAAGCACTAATGCCACTTTTTGATACCCTGGATTTTTTAGAAGAAAGATTAACGACTCGTACTTATTTATTAGGAGAGGCACAAACAGAAGCAGACTGGCGTCTTTTTACCACGCTGATTCGTTTTGATGCGGTCTACTTTGGTCATTTTAAGTGTAACCTTAAGCGAATCTTAGACTACCCTCACCTTAATGCTTATTTGAAAAAACTTTACGACGTACCCAACATTTCTGGCACCGTAAACTTACAGCACATCAAGCGACATTATTACTACAGCCACAAAACAATCAACCCAACTCAAGTTGTTCCCGTAGGCCCAGCCAAATTATTTCCTTAA